A section of the Bacillus sp. HSf4 genome encodes:
- the iolC gene encoding 5-dehydro-2-deoxygluconokinase, with the protein MKYTFNEEKEFDIVAIGRACIDLNAVEYNRPMEQTMTFSKYVGGSPANIAIGSSKLGLKAGFIGKIPDDQHGRFIESYMRNTGVDTSQMAVDKEGHKAGLAFTEILSPEECSILMYRDDVADLYLEPSEVDENYIAKAKMLLVSGTALAKSPSREAVLKAVQLAKKHQVKVVFELDYRPYTWTSADETAVYYSLVAEQSDIVIGTRDEFDVMENRTGGINKESVQHLFAHSADLVVIKHGVEGSYAYSKSGDVFRAKAYKTKVLKTFGAGDSYASAFLYGLVTGKHIETALKYGSASASIVVSKHSSSEAMPTVAEIEELIAAQS; encoded by the coding sequence ATGAAGTATACATTTAATGAAGAAAAAGAATTTGACATTGTGGCAATCGGCCGCGCATGCATTGATTTGAACGCGGTTGAATACAACCGGCCGATGGAGCAGACAATGACATTCTCAAAATATGTCGGCGGCTCGCCGGCCAATATCGCGATCGGCAGTTCAAAATTGGGTTTGAAAGCCGGTTTCATCGGCAAAATTCCTGATGACCAGCATGGAAGATTCATAGAAAGCTATATGAGAAATACGGGTGTCGACACATCGCAAATGGCGGTTGACAAAGAGGGGCATAAAGCAGGGCTTGCCTTTACGGAAATTTTAAGCCCTGAAGAATGCAGCATTTTAATGTACAGAGACGATGTTGCAGACCTATACCTTGAGCCTTCTGAAGTCGATGAAAATTACATTGCCAAAGCCAAAATGCTTTTAGTCTCAGGTACGGCGCTGGCTAAAAGCCCGTCCCGTGAAGCGGTGTTGAAGGCCGTACAGCTGGCAAAGAAGCATCAGGTGAAAGTGGTCTTTGAACTCGATTACCGTCCATATACGTGGACGTCTGCAGATGAAACAGCTGTTTACTACAGTCTCGTTGCCGAGCAATCCGACATTGTCATCGGGACCCGTGATGAATTTGATGTGATGGAAAACCGCACAGGCGGTATCAACAAGGAATCGGTTCAGCATTTGTTTGCGCATTCCGCAGATCTCGTCGTTATCAAACACGGTGTCGAAGGTTCATACGCATACAGCAAATCCGGGGACGTCTTCCGGGCTAAAGCATATAAGACGAAAGTGTTGAAAACATTTGGAGCAGGCGATTCATACGCTTCGGCCTTTTTATACGGGCTTGTCACAGGCAAACACATTGAAACGGCGTTGAAATATGGAAGCGCTTCAGCATCGATTGTTG
- the iolB gene encoding 5-deoxy-glucuronate isomerase — MSHLLRKPQANELSEGVKLVHEVKKSNSDLNYVEFKVIDLAPGARYEEALNKQECCIVAVTGKITVSDHEQTFENIGTRESVFEKKPTDSVYVSNDRSFVITAPAQARVALCYSPSEKQLPTKLIKAEDNGVEHRGKFSNKRTVHNILPDSDPSANSLLVVEVYTESGNWSSYPPHKHDQDNLPEESFLEETYYHELDPAQGFVFQRVYTDDRSIDETMTVENENVVIVPAGYHPVGVPDGYTSYYLNVMAGPTRKWKFHNDPDHEWILER, encoded by the coding sequence ATGAGTCATTTGTTGCGCAAACCGCAGGCGAATGAGCTATCAGAAGGCGTAAAACTTGTCCATGAAGTGAAGAAATCAAACTCCGACCTGAACTATGTTGAATTTAAAGTCATTGACCTTGCACCGGGTGCCCGTTATGAGGAGGCTTTAAATAAACAGGAATGCTGCATCGTGGCTGTGACCGGGAAGATTACCGTCTCCGATCATGAACAGACGTTTGAAAATATCGGCACACGAGAAAGCGTTTTCGAGAAAAAACCGACCGACAGTGTTTATGTGTCAAATGACCGTTCTTTTGTGATCACCGCGCCTGCACAGGCAAGGGTTGCCCTTTGCTATTCTCCATCTGAAAAACAGCTGCCGACGAAGCTGATCAAAGCGGAAGACAACGGTGTTGAACATCGCGGGAAATTCAGCAACAAACGAACCGTCCATAACATTCTTCCGGACTCAGATCCTTCAGCGAACAGCCTTTTAGTCGTCGAAGTTTATACAGAAAGCGGAAACTGGTCCAGCTATCCGCCGCATAAACATGACCAAGACAATTTGCCTGAAGAATCCTTTTTAGAAGAAACGTACTATCATGAACTTGACCCTGCCCAAGGCTTTGTATTTCAGCGCGTGTACACAGACGACCGTTCAATTGACGAAACGATGACTGTCGAGAACGAAAACGTTGTGATCGTGCCGGCTGGATATCATCCGGTAGGCGTGCCTGACGGATACACGTCCTATTATTTAAATGTGATGGCAGGTCCGACGCGGAAGTGGAAGTTTCATAATGATCCTGACCATGAGTGGATCCTGGAACGCTAA
- the iolA gene encoding methylmalonate-semialdehyde dehydrogenase, which yields MAEVRKLKNYINGEWVESKTDKYEDVVNPATKEVLCQVPISTREDIEYAAEKAAEAFKTWSKVAVPRRARILFNFQQLLTQHKEELARLITIENGKNTKEALGEVGRGIENVEFAAGAPSLMMGDSLATIATDVEVANYRYPIGVVGGIAPFNFPMMVPCWMFPMAIALGNTFILKPSERTPLLTEKLVELFEEAGLPKGVFNVVYGAHDVVNGILEHPEIKAISFVGSKPVGEYVYKKGSENLKRVQSLTGAKNHTIVLNDANLEDTVTNIIGAAFGSAGERCMACAVVTVEEGIADQFMEKLLEKAGEVKIGNGLDDGVFLGPVIREDNKKRTFGYIQKGIEEGARLVCDGRENVTDDGYFVGPTIFDNVRTDMTIWKDEIFAPVLSVIRVKNLKEAVEIANQSEFANGACLFTSNSNAIRYFRENIDAGMLGINLGVPAPMAFFPFSGWKSSFFGTLHANGKDSVDFYTRKKVVTARYPAPDFN from the coding sequence ATGGCAGAAGTCAGAAAGTTAAAAAACTATATCAATGGAGAATGGGTTGAAAGCAAAACCGATAAATATGAAGATGTTGTCAATCCTGCGACAAAAGAAGTGCTGTGTCAAGTGCCGATCTCGACGCGCGAGGATATAGAATATGCAGCGGAGAAAGCGGCTGAAGCGTTTAAAACATGGTCGAAGGTAGCCGTGCCGCGGAGAGCGAGAATTTTATTTAACTTTCAGCAGCTGTTGACTCAGCATAAAGAAGAGCTTGCCCGCCTCATTACAATTGAAAATGGAAAAAACACAAAAGAAGCGCTGGGCGAAGTGGGACGCGGAATCGAAAACGTCGAGTTTGCTGCGGGCGCTCCGTCTTTGATGATGGGCGATTCACTCGCGACGATTGCAACTGATGTCGAAGTTGCGAACTACCGCTACCCGATCGGAGTCGTCGGCGGAATCGCGCCTTTCAATTTCCCGATGATGGTTCCGTGCTGGATGTTCCCAATGGCCATCGCTTTAGGAAACACGTTTATACTGAAACCTTCCGAGCGTACACCGCTTTTGACGGAGAAGCTTGTTGAGCTGTTTGAAGAAGCCGGGCTTCCAAAAGGCGTATTTAATGTGGTATACGGCGCGCATGATGTGGTGAACGGCATTCTCGAACACCCTGAAATTAAAGCGATTTCATTCGTCGGCTCCAAACCGGTCGGAGAATATGTCTATAAAAAAGGAAGCGAAAATCTGAAACGCGTTCAATCGTTGACAGGCGCTAAAAACCACACCATCGTTCTGAACGATGCCAATCTTGAAGATACGGTAACAAATATCATCGGCGCGGCTTTCGGCTCTGCCGGCGAACGCTGCATGGCCTGTGCGGTTGTCACCGTGGAAGAAGGAATTGCCGATCAATTCATGGAGAAATTGCTTGAAAAAGCGGGCGAGGTCAAAATCGGAAACGGCCTTGATGACGGCGTCTTCTTAGGGCCGGTCATCCGCGAAGACAACAAAAAACGCACGTTCGGCTACATCCAAAAAGGAATTGAAGAAGGTGCGAGACTTGTTTGCGACGGGCGTGAAAACGTTACGGATGATGGCTATTTTGTCGGGCCGACAATCTTTGACAATGTCAGAACAGATATGACGATTTGGAAAGATGAAATCTTTGCTCCGGTACTGTCCGTGATTCGTGTGAAAAACTTAAAAGAAGCTGTTGAGATCGCCAACCAATCCGAATTTGCAAACGGCGCGTGCCTTTTCACATCTAATTCGAATGCGATTCGCTATTTCCGCGAAAACATCGATGCGGGCATGCTCGGCATCAACCTGGGTGTACCGGCTCCGATGGCCTTCTTCCCATTCTCAGGCTGGAAGTCATCGTTCTTCGGTACATTGCATGCCAACGGAAAAGACAGCGTAGATTTCTACACGCGCAAAAAAGTCGTGACCGCAAGATATCCGGCGCCTGACTTTAACTAA
- a CDS encoding DeoR/GlpR family DNA-binding transcription regulator, which produces MKLMRIKEMEEYILTNGTVSLDELCQVFNVSKNTVRRDINKLTEKGVIKKVYGGVTAIEKTALVPFENRTIQNKDAKTKIAHYASRFIEDHDLIFIDSGTTTQSILETLDPNKNVTVLTNSLDIINAAAAMKNINLIIIGNNYKRKTQSFVGMDDPSTLDKYNINKAFMSATGATLTHGLTNSDLLEYEIKKKISEKAKEVYLLADHTKFGKSTLLTYAHFERLHCIVTSKPLDEEYNKFCKEHKIEIHLA; this is translated from the coding sequence ATGAAATTAATGCGGATAAAGGAGATGGAAGAATACATTTTGACTAATGGCACCGTTTCATTAGATGAACTGTGCCAGGTCTTCAATGTCTCTAAAAACACGGTCAGACGCGATATCAACAAATTGACCGAAAAAGGAGTCATTAAAAAAGTATACGGCGGCGTAACAGCTATTGAAAAAACGGCGTTGGTCCCTTTTGAAAACCGGACGATCCAAAACAAAGATGCGAAAACAAAAATAGCGCACTATGCTTCCCGTTTTATCGAGGACCATGACCTGATTTTCATCGATTCCGGAACAACGACACAATCTATTTTGGAAACTCTTGACCCAAATAAAAATGTAACCGTTTTAACGAACAGTCTGGATATCATCAATGCCGCCGCTGCCATGAAAAACATCAACTTGATCATCATCGGAAACAACTATAAACGGAAAACGCAGTCGTTTGTGGGAATGGATGACCCCAGCACTTTGGATAAATACAATATTAACAAAGCTTTTATGTCAGCCACCGGAGCAACACTTACCCACGGTCTGACAAATTCCGACCTGCTTGAATATGAAATCAAAAAAAAGATTTCCGAAAAAGCAAAAGAAGTGTATTTATTGGCCGATCACACCAAATTCGGCAAATCCACTTTGCTGACATATGCGCATTTCGAAAGGCTGCATTGCATTGTAACATCAAAACCGCTCGATGAAGAATATAACAAATTTTGCAAAGAGCATAAAATTGAAATTCATCTGGCGTAG
- a CDS encoding aldo/keto reductase: protein MQKVRIGKSDLQVFPIGLGTNAVGGHNLYPNLNEETGKELVREAIKNGVNFLDTAYIYGIGRSEELIGEVLREFNREDVVIATKAAHRKEGDDFVFDNSPAFLKKSVDESLKRLQTDYIDLFYIHFPDEKTPKDEAVGALHELKQEGKIRSIGVSNFSLEQLKEANKDGLVDVLQGEYNLLNREAETTFFPYTQEHNISFVPFFPLVSGLLAGKYTENTTFPEGDLRREMENFQGDRFKENIKKVNQLAPIAEKHNVGIAHVVLAWYLARPEIDILIPGAKRADQLIDNLKTAKINLSEDDFAFIDQLFAR from the coding sequence GTGCAAAAAGTAAGAATTGGCAAGTCAGATCTTCAAGTATTTCCGATTGGTTTAGGCACGAATGCAGTAGGAGGCCACAACCTTTACCCGAATCTCAATGAAGAAACGGGCAAAGAGCTGGTGCGGGAAGCGATCAAGAATGGCGTGAATTTCCTGGACACCGCCTACATATATGGAATCGGCCGCTCTGAAGAGCTCATCGGTGAAGTCCTGCGCGAATTTAACCGCGAAGATGTGGTCATCGCCACAAAGGCCGCTCATAGAAAAGAAGGGGACGACTTTGTCTTTGACAACTCTCCGGCATTTTTGAAGAAATCCGTGGACGAAAGCCTAAAACGTCTGCAAACAGACTACATTGACCTTTTCTATATCCATTTCCCTGATGAAAAAACACCGAAAGACGAAGCCGTCGGAGCCCTTCACGAGCTGAAGCAGGAAGGAAAAATCAGATCGATCGGCGTCTCCAATTTCTCCCTCGAACAGCTGAAAGAAGCGAACAAGGACGGACTGGTCGATGTTCTGCAGGGTGAATACAACCTGCTAAACAGGGAAGCTGAAACGACATTCTTCCCGTATACACAGGAGCACAACATTTCGTTCGTTCCGTTTTTCCCGCTCGTATCCGGTTTATTGGCTGGAAAATACACCGAAAATACAACATTCCCTGAAGGCGACCTTCGAAGAGAAATGGAAAATTTCCAAGGCGACCGTTTTAAAGAAAACATCAAAAAAGTGAATCAGCTCGCTCCAATTGCTGAAAAACACAATGTCGGCATCGCTCATGTCGTGCTGGCTTGGTACTTGGCAAGACCGGAAATCGATATTTTAATTCCTGGTGCGAAACGGGCCGATCAGTTGATCGACAACTTAAAAACGGCGAAAATCAACCTTTCCGAAGATGATTTTGCCTTTATCGATCAATTGTTTGCGCGCTAA
- a CDS encoding glycerophosphodiester phosphodiesterase produces the protein MKRFFRNAVMTAALIGAGFGAGIHAEAAAPAHKQLNPNHILNVAHRGASGHAPEHTLLAYELGQKMKGDYIEIDLQMTKDGELVAMHDETLDRTTNGTGYVKDYTLEEIKKLDAGSWFNEKYPELAKPVYAGLKVPTLEEVIQRFGKSARYYIETKSPEVYDHMEEKLLDILDQYKLTGPNLRSSKVIIQSFSPESLKIIHQANPNIPLVQLLWYDKPASITDAELEAYQSYSVGLGMNYDRIDQAYVQKVRSHGLLIHPYTVNEKEDMKRLLDWGVTGMFTNFPDRLQEVLNDNQ, from the coding sequence ATGAAACGATTTTTCCGAAATGCTGTCATGACGGCCGCGCTGATTGGAGCGGGTTTCGGCGCCGGGATTCATGCTGAAGCAGCCGCACCGGCCCACAAGCAGCTTAACCCGAATCACATTTTAAATGTCGCCCACCGCGGTGCATCCGGGCACGCGCCTGAACATACCCTCTTGGCTTATGAGCTTGGGCAAAAAATGAAAGGCGATTACATAGAAATCGATCTGCAAATGACAAAAGACGGCGAACTGGTTGCGATGCATGATGAAACATTGGACCGTACCACCAATGGAACCGGGTATGTCAAAGACTATACGCTGGAGGAAATCAAAAAGCTTGATGCCGGCTCCTGGTTTAATGAAAAGTATCCTGAACTGGCCAAGCCGGTATATGCCGGGCTCAAAGTTCCTACTCTCGAGGAAGTGATCCAAAGGTTCGGCAAAAGCGCGCGTTATTATATTGAAACGAAATCGCCCGAAGTCTACGACCACATGGAAGAAAAATTGCTGGATATCCTTGATCAGTACAAATTAACAGGACCTAATCTTCGTTCAAGCAAAGTCATCATACAATCCTTTAGTCCGGAAAGCTTAAAAATCATTCATCAAGCAAACCCCAACATTCCGCTTGTGCAATTGTTGTGGTATGACAAACCCGCTTCCATCACGGATGCTGAACTGGAGGCATATCAATCATACAGCGTCGGCCTCGGCATGAACTATGACCGCATCGATCAAGCGTATGTTCAAAAAGTACGGAGCCACGGGTTGTTGATCCATCCGTATACCGTGAATGAAAAAGAGGACATGAAGAGACTGCTCGATTGGGGCGTGACGGGAATGTTCACCAATTTCCCCGACCGTCTTCAAGAGGTTTTAAATGACAACCAGTAA